Proteins encoded by one window of Pelmatolapia mariae isolate MD_Pm_ZW linkage group LG14, Pm_UMD_F_2, whole genome shotgun sequence:
- the wu:fb16f03 gene encoding eukaryotic translation initiation factor 4 gamma 1, with translation MCAPVTAPFSMAGGEVYWQMRDTHRSDTYFCVAGLEALQCVQEINSTQLLFVFVRNGLESTLERSTIGREHMGLLLHQLIKTGILPKEQYYKGLKEILEVAEDMAIDIPHIWLYLAELITPMLQEGGMPMGELFRDVSKPLIPLGKAGVLLVHILTLLCKGMSHKKAGTMWREAGLRWKDFLPEDVDVNKFVTEKNVEFTLGDESEKGKKKELSAADLTRQLDRLIQDKADNQRIFDWIEANQDEQQTSSNMFVRALMTCICQSAICENPYKVDSEQIKRRAKLLQKYLKDEQKELQALYALQALMLQMEQPANLLRMFFDTLYDEDVIKEEAFYKWESSKDPAEQQGKGVALKSVTAFFTWLREAGDESDNS, from the exons GAGGCTCTGCAGTGCGTGCAGGAGATAAATAGCActcagctgctgtttgtgtttgtacgAAACGGGCTGGAGTCAACACTGGAGCGCAGCACGATCGGCAGGGAGCACATGGGCCTGCTGCTGCACCAGCTCATTAAGACCGGCATCCTACCAAAGGAGCAGTACTACAAAGG GCTTAAGGAAATCCTGGAGGTGGCAGAAGACATGGCGATAGACATCCCCCACATCTGGCTCTACCTGGCTGAGCTGATCACTCCCATGCTTCAAGAGGGAGGCATGCCCATGGGAGAACTTTTCAG GGATGTCTCAAAGCCTTTGATCCCTCTGGGCAAAGCTGGAGTCCTGCTGGTTCACATCCTCACTTTACTCTGCAAAGGAATG AGCCATAAAAAGGCAGGTACAATGTGGAGGGAGGCAGGCCTGCGGTGGAAGGACTTCCTCCCTGAGGACGTAGACGTCAACAAGTTTGTGACAGAAAAG aaTGTGGAGTTTACACTGGGCGATGAGTCGGAGAAGGGCAAGAAGAAGGAGCTCAGCGCTGCAGATCTGACCAGACAGCTGGACAGACTGATCCAGGACAAGGCTGACAACCAGAGGATCTTTGACTGGATTGAG GCCAACCAGGATGAACAGCAGACCTCCTCCAACATGTTTGTCAGAGCGCTGATGACCTGCATCTGCCAGTCAGCAATTT GTGAGAATCCCTACAAGGTTGACAGCGAGCAGATCAAACGGAGGGCGAAGCTCCTGCAGAAATACCTGAAGGACGAGCAGAAGGAGCTACAGGCTCTGTATGCTCTGCAGGCCCTCATGTTGCAGATGGAGCAGCCTGCCA ATCTGCTGCGAATGTTCTTCGACACACTCTACGATGAAGATGTGATCAAAGAGGAGGCCTTCTACAAGTGGGAGTCCAGCAAAGACCCCGCCGAACAGCAGGGGAAGGGCGTGGCCTTGAAGTCCGTCACTGCCTTCTTCACGTGGCTCCGCGAAGCCGGGGATGAATCCGATAACAGCTAG